The genomic window AACGACCAAAGTACTGTGGATGAAATCACTATCGAAGTTTTCAAAAACGGAAAAGCATTTACATCAATCAGAAGTAATGACAGACAGCCTATTTCTTATGATGGTTACATTTCTAAAAATGAGGAAACTCAGGAAAAAGAAAAACCTTAATCGAGGTTAGTGATACGAGAGATTTAAATATTGAAAAATATCCTTATTCAATCTTCTCTGAATATTGAAGCCTGAATCTCGCAACTCAAATATCGGATCTAGATTCCCGTAAAAACTTTTCGACAAATAATTTTGCTTCGGTACTTGGATTTGAAACCATTGCTGAAGCATTTTTTTTATGCTCTGTATATGCTTCTTCCACAGAATCATCTCTCTTCATCATTGCCAGAATATATTCCTGAACCCAGTATTCAAAACGTTTTTCAGCCTGCTGAATTCTTACTTCTTCAAATCTGTTGTTTTTCTTTTTCAGGTTTATAAACGCATCAATTTTTTCAAAAATTTCATCTAAACCTTCATTATGTAAAGCCGACCCCAAAAGAACCGGAATCTTCCAGTTTTTTTCTTTCGGAGGGATGAAATCCAATGCTCTTTTTAATTCTAATTTGGTATTCTTGGCTTTCTGAAGATTATCCGCATCTACTTTATTAATAAAGATCACATCAACCATTTCCATGATTCCGCGCTTGATGCCCTGAAGCTCATCTCCACCCCCTATTATTTTTAAAAATAAAAAAACATCGGTAATATCTGCGACCAATACTTCAGACTGTCCGACACCTACAGTTTCAATTAAAATATAATCGTAACCCGCCGCCTCGCAGATCATCATCGTTTCAAAAGTTGTATTGGCAACACCTCCCAAAAACCCGGAACTCGGAGAAGGACGAATGAAAGCATTTTCTTCTTTTGCCAGCTCTTCCATTCTGGTTTTGTCTCCTAGAATACTTCCTTTATTAATTGCCGAACTCGGATCAATAGCCAGAACAGCCACTTTTTTACCGTTAGCAATAGCCAGCCTTCCGAAATTCTCTATAAAAGTCGACTTTCCTGCACCCGGAACTCCAGTGACTCCCACTCTGATTGAGTTTCCTGTAAATGGCATTATTTTTTTCAATAATTCTTCCGCCTGTACCCTATGTTCAGATTTCTTACTTTCAACCAATGTAATAGCCTTTGCAATCAGGCGTTTATTTCCTGATCGTATTCCGTCAAAAAGCTCTTCTGTAGAAAATTTCATCGATTCAAAATTAAGAATTAAAGAGTGAATGATCAATAGCAATTTACTTTGTATATCAAATTTTAATGAACTGATCATTTGATTCAATGGTTGTGTATTATTCCTGTTATTTCATAATTTTTATTTCTTCTAAATTAAAACTATAAAACTTTTTATCAACCCAAAACGAAATTAATTACATTTGTTATAATTCAAAGATAAACATATGAAAAACATCATCGCTGTAGCTTCATTTACAGCTATATTATTGGTTTCCTGCACATCAAAAGCACCCGTTGCTACCGCAGCTCCGGCAGCCTCTACATCTACACCGGAACAAATTGCTCAGGGGAAAACAATTTTTGAAAACTCTTGCGGAAGATGCCACAAGTTACCAGATCCGGCGTCACACAACTCTGTACAATGGGTAGGAATTATGAATTCGATGGCACCAAAAGCGAAGCTTACAGATGATCAGCATCAGTGGGTTTATGATTACATCGTATCTGTGAAGAAATAGTTCACTTCAAACAAATAGTATTATGAAAAAACTAATTTTGGGTATGATCCTGGCTTCTGCAACGATAGTGATATCGTGCGGACCAAAAAGTGTAGCCATAACCGGCCCGAAATACACTTCATCTGAACAATTGGCTCAGGGAAAAACCATTTTCGAAAACTCGTGCAACAGGTGCCACAAATTACCTGATCCGACAAAACACGACGATCAAGGATGGATAAAAACCTTAAGCAGAATGGCTCCAAAAGCTAAGTTGAGTGATGATCAGCACCAAATGGTTTATGATTATCTAATATCTGCAAATAAAAAATAGGCTTCTTTTGAAGTCTATTTTTATTTTAATTCTATTCCAAGTCCCGGTTGTTGGGATAAGATTATTTTACCGTTTTCAACAAAGCTTCCGCTTGCATAATCATTAGCAATAAGATTTGCTCCGTCCAGATCAACATAATCTACCAATCCCGTTAAGACACATCCCGCAGAAATTCCTACTGTAGATTCTGTCATGCAACCTATCATAATTTTGTAATTGAACTCCTTTGCTTTTTTTATCATTTCCAAAGCCGGAGTCAGCCCGCCACATTTCATTACTTTGATATTAATGCTTTTGTAGTAAGGAAGCAGCTCTTCAAGAGCATCGATGTTCTGACAATCTTCATCTGCCATCCAATTCGCAAAACTTTCTTTTTTTAAAATATTGTAATTCCCAACCGATCTTGGTTGTTCCAAATAAGAAAACTTTTTAACATCAGGATTTTCCTGCAGCCAGATGCAGTCTTCACCGGTAAAGCTTGCATTAGAATCTAAAGCGATATTTTGATTGAGTTGTAAAAGTTTTTCAACATTGCTTTTGTTCAGTCCTTTACATTTCACTTTGAATTTATTCCAACTGCTGTTCTCTATTTTTTTAATTTGATGATAGATATCTCCAACAGAAATAGTGATAGAGCTTTCTACTAGGTTTTCTGACGGAAGGTTATTTAATTCTATGAAACTTTTGTTTTCCAGCTTTCCAAAAAGATCCCAATACGCGCAATCCAATGCAGAAAGTAAGAAAGGATGCAGATTTAAATTCAATAAAAATTTAAAAAAATCTTGTGGATGAATGATTTTCTGAGCCTCAATCTGGGCTTGAACTTCTTTTAACTTTAAAACAAAACCCTGAAGATTGATTTGATAATAATCAATCGCCACACATTCTCCATAACCTTTACAATGCTGATGAGATAATTCTATCAGTAATGTATCTCTCTTGTCATAATTCCCGTAAGCAATGGAGAATGTTTCTTTTAGATAAAGTTGTTTTAGTTCAAACCTTAATTCCATAATTAAAGCTACAAAAAAGGAGACTTATTTCGTCTCCTTCTTCTTTTTAATTTTGTTTTTCTTCGGCATTTTTGATTTGATAAATTTCTTACGATCCTTTATTGCGTTCCAACTGTATTCGGTAAAACAATATTTTTCAGCTTCATCCAGAAATTTTAATGCATTGGCAAAACTTCCCCGTTTCTCGGAAAGCAGAGATCTGTAAGACCATAATGCAGATTTATCAATCCCTTTG from Chryseobacterium camelliae includes these protein-coding regions:
- the meaB gene encoding methylmalonyl Co-A mutase-associated GTPase MeaB, which encodes MKFSTEELFDGIRSGNKRLIAKAITLVESKKSEHRVQAEELLKKIMPFTGNSIRVGVTGVPGAGKSTFIENFGRLAIANGKKVAVLAIDPSSAINKGSILGDKTRMEELAKEENAFIRPSPSSGFLGGVANTTFETMMICEAAGYDYILIETVGVGQSEVLVADITDVFLFLKIIGGGDELQGIKRGIMEMVDVIFINKVDADNLQKAKNTKLELKRALDFIPPKEKNWKIPVLLGSALHNEGLDEIFEKIDAFINLKKKNNRFEEVRIQQAEKRFEYWVQEYILAMMKRDDSVEEAYTEHKKNASAMVSNPSTEAKLFVEKFLRESRSDI
- a CDS encoding cytochrome C → MKKLILGMILASATIVISCGPKSVAITGPKYTSSEQLAQGKTIFENSCNRCHKLPDPTKHDDQGWIKTLSRMAPKAKLSDDQHQMVYDYLISANKK
- a CDS encoding c-type cytochrome, which codes for MKNIIAVASFTAILLVSCTSKAPVATAAPAASTSTPEQIAQGKTIFENSCGRCHKLPDPASHNSVQWVGIMNSMAPKAKLTDDQHQWVYDYIVSVKK
- a CDS encoding enolase C-terminal domain-like protein → MELRFELKQLYLKETFSIAYGNYDKRDTLLIELSHQHCKGYGECVAIDYYQINLQGFVLKLKEVQAQIEAQKIIHPQDFFKFLLNLNLHPFLLSALDCAYWDLFGKLENKSFIELNNLPSENLVESSITISVGDIYHQIKKIENSSWNKFKVKCKGLNKSNVEKLLQLNQNIALDSNASFTGEDCIWLQENPDVKKFSYLEQPRSVGNYNILKKESFANWMADEDCQNIDALEELLPYYKSINIKVMKCGGLTPALEMIKKAKEFNYKIMIGCMTESTVGISAGCVLTGLVDYVDLDGANLIANDYASGSFVENGKIILSQQPGLGIELK